The genomic stretch AGCCTCCACCGGATCATCATAATAAGTTTTACACTCATCGTAATTTCCCCGGGTAAGCCTCACGCATTTGCCCCCTATAACATCTATTGCCGGAATAACCGTTATCTTCATTTCTTTTACATTTTTAAAAAGTTTTCAATCATCTTTTCCCCAACCCCGGCCGATTTCTCCGGATGAAACTGGCATCCCCAAAAATTATCTTTACGAATCGCCGCGGAAAAAGCCATCTGATAATCACACGTGGCAATGGTATACTCACCAACAGGCACACAATACGAATGCACGAAATACACCATATCCCCCTCGACAACCCCGTCAAACAACCCGGACTTCAATCTCCGAATTCCATTCCACCCCATATGAGGTACTTTACTGCATCGCCCGAATTCTTTCACCCGCATCGGGAATATCCCTAATCCTTCCGTATCCCCCTCTTCCGAATAAGCACACATCAACTGCATTCCCAAACATATCCCCAACACGGGAACCT from Butyricimonas virosa encodes the following:
- the hisH gene encoding imidazole glycerol phosphate synthase subunit HisH codes for the protein MSKIVIIEYGAGNLFSVRVAIERLGYEVVCSADPRVVREADKVIFPGVGQAAAAMRQLRESGMDRVIPELKVPVLGICLGMQLMCAYSEEGDTEGLGIFPMRVKEFGRCSKVPHMGWNGIRRLKSGLFDGVVEGDMVYFVHSYCVPVGEYTIATCDYQMAFSAAIRKDNFWGCQFHPEKSAGVGEKMIENFLKM